ACACCTAGCAAGGCAATGTTAGCCTGGAGAAACCTGTGGACTTCACAAGGAGAAGGTCCAAGAGATGGATTAAATGACAGCCAAGGTCTTGATTTACCACCACTATGACCTCCCTTCCCCGTGGACGACCGCTGTCTCAAAGCCAACACTAGGAAGTGCTTGATGGCTGTGTGCGGTCTTCTGCCCCAGCTGCCCACCTTCAGGGGTGACTTTGGAAAGGCCGATAAAGGAGGGGTGTTGGAGAAACCTCCTTTGCTGGCGACTCCTATCATAGATCGAATACTTTCCATGCCCAAAACACTAATAGCTGCCCTGAAACGGCCCAGACTCCAATCTGGAGCTCTTTCCCAGCCCATGCTGCCTTTTCGTTCATTCTCAGGCACGGTGAACAGCATGCAAAGACCTTTGCTGCAGTGAGCCTGGGCCTCCTAACACGGCCCATGTCCTGTTTCCCTCAGCCAAATACTTAACAGGACCAGAATTTGAGAACGTGAGGACATAGCTCCTTCAAATACCAGACTACCTTGGGGGAAATATCAATAGGCCGACTGAGAATAAACTGGGTTTGATATATCGCTGTTTAAGACTTGGGAACCAGGAGCCAATGAGGTGTTTGCTTTCCATTGTGCCAAGCCTGACTACTTGCCTTTCttatccccaggacccacactgtgggaggacagaactgagctctgaaagttgtcctcttgACTTCCCACACGCATGCTTAGTGCAATGCTTCTCAGgctgtgacctctgacctctacaagttgtcccctgacttccacacgcATGCATaggcacataggcacacacacatatgcacagaattaattttgtgagacagggtttctctgtgtcacagtcctggctgtcctggaactcactttgtagaccaggctggcctcgaacaaactcacagagatccgtctgcctctgcctcccgagtgctggattaaaggtgtgtgccaccaccgcctggcatataGTTTAATCTTATCACTCCATTGACTCTAGAATCCCCAGTAGATACTTGTCTGTGAAGGATTAGGCTAATTGACTAGGAAGCCCCTCCTTAAATTGGGCGGGGCCCTCTCTTGAAGCAGCATAAAAGGGAGCACGGGTTGAGCCAAGAGAGCCATTGCTTTCTGCTTCGTGACTCTGGGTGACCAACTCTTCAGCTCCTGATTTTCCCACCTTTGATGGATTGCATCCTTAGACTGTAGCCAAAAGAAACCCACTCTTCCTTAAATTGCCTTTATCAGGGTATTTTTGTCTCCACAATAACTTGACCCATCTCCCTCCAGCGTTAAATTAGTGTTTTTAGCTGTGTTAAGACTCAGGactgttgccgggcggtggtggcgcacgcctttaatcccagcactcgggaggcagaggcaggtggatctctgggagttcgaggccagcctggtctacaagagctagttccaggactggcaccaaagctacagagtaaccctgtcttgaaaaaccaaaaaacaaaacaaacaaacaaacaaaaaaagactcagGACTGTCTACTCCGTTGTTTGGAGAGAAAGCCATAACGAGATCAGAAGTAACTGAAGTTGACATGCTAAGGGCCTCACACGTCTGGAATGCCTCGTTTAGCCGATCTTAAGTGAACAAAATTAAATTCAGAAAACGCTTAGGTTTTCACGGACAGAGAGTTGCCTCTGTCCAGGAAGGTACGTCTACGTGGGACAAGGAACAGTAATCTGGATGCTGTTTGCCGAGGGGGAATTGGTAGCTAGAAGGGTTGGCTGGGTGAATTGCTACTAAGGAGAAATGTATAGGAAGTCACAAGCCACAAGGGCTTGTCTCGTGGAAGGTGTGGCCAATCCCCTCAGTGtttgcttcctctttctttctctttcttttccttccttctttctttcttagttttttgtttttattttgtttttttaaaacagggttttttttgtgtgtgtagccctggctctccatttgtaaaccaggctggtctcaaactacagagatccacctgcctctgcctcctgagtgctgggtgtgtgccaccatgcctggctccagttcattttcttcatctgatTTATATTCTTGGATATCAGCACCGATGCTTGGTCTGGTGGCATTCTGTGTCTTTCAAAGGGCCTTCAAAAAATCTCTGGCTCCTTGTCTCTTATTGTTTCTCCCTTTTAATTATGACAGGCcttattttcaaattctttctgGGCCCCATGTATAATTCAAAGATAGATATAAAATTGCGTAAGACTACACTAACTCTGCATGATTTAAAAGTAAATAGTTCTTACCAGTGATGTTTACTAAAGATGATTAGATCAGATGGGTGTGGGGGCAtggacctttaatcccagcacttggaaggtggaggcaagatgATCAGAAGCGATCATTCTTGCAGTCACGaattcaaattcaaggccagcttggtctgcgtgagactctgtctcacaagagagacaaagatgaagaggagagaggagaatgatCAACCCTCCAGGCTGGTCTGAattctttctctcctgttttaATTTCAGATCAAGAATGACCCAAAAGAATTCAAAGCTTTGTTCCGGAGCCAATGAGTATACCCAAGTGCCTGATGGAGGATGGGGCTGGGCAATAGCTGTTGCTTTCTTCTTCGTTGAAGTCTTTACCTATGGCATCATCAAGTCATTCGGTGTCTTCTTTAATGACTTAATGGACAGTTTCGATGAATCCAACAGCAAGATCTCATGGATAATATCGATATGCGTGTTTGTGTTAACATTTACAGGTGAGTACATGGATATGTGTgtttgggccgggcagtggtagaGAATtaaagaatcccagcactcgggagacagaggcaggcggatctcggtgagttcgaggccagcctggtctacaagagttagttccagaacaggctccaaagctacacagagaaaacctgtctcgaaaaaccaaaaaaaaaaaaaaatgaaaaagaaaagatatgtgTGTTTGGGTTAACATTTACATACTAGTATATCTGTCAGCATAAGCTTAGCCTTCGCACCCGGCCCTTTTAATCTGCCCGCCTACCTGACAACAGTTGGTATATCTGTGGTGCAGTCTCTCATACGTCCTGTTGGACTGACCAGTCTCAGTTAAGGAATGCAGTTTTCAGAGGGTTGGGGACTGGCAAGAATTTGGAGACATTGAAGAAAAGACCATAGTTGCCAAATGTAATGTCTTTAGTCTAGCACACACATTAGACATGTACAGTCTGCAGCTTGGGAGGTAGTTCACTGGGGGAATATaagaccctaggttcaattcccagcaccatacaaaaagaaaaggaagtaagaTATCTATAATGTGTATGGTGCTAGTAGTCGGTAGAGCACTTTGAAGACAGTGGTAAACCCCAGTCCTCCAAGGACGTAGTTACTGGCTAAGGAAGCAGCATCCAAAAGTCCCTAGGCACTGGCTTCATCAGCCCATGCACTGAAAATGGAGCCATacagattagcatggcccctgagCAAGAGTAACGGGCAGAGCCATGAAGCATCTCATTCTTTTTGATGATTaagggtgttctgcctgcatgtatatctgagTACCATGGGCATGCCTGGGCCAAAAGGAGTCTAGAAGAGGATATAggattccctggatctggagttacggATAGTTTTGATTCACCgtgtcagtgctggggattgaacctgagtcccgtggaagggcagtcagtgctcttaattgatgagccacttctccagcccctctctgtttttaaaaagaaactcatctggggatggagaggtggctcacaggttaagagaactggctgcttttcaggggtcctgagttcaatttccagcaactacatggtggctcacaactatctataatggaatcggatgccctcttctgactaaAGTTGTaaatgcagatagagcactcagacataagataaataaatatatctttaaaaacgCTCACTTAGCGTACTAAGGCTCTGGGCTCAGAGTGACTTCCCGAGGAAACAGTAGAAACGTTTCACGGTggacacaggaagaagagagatgggaTGGGTAAGGGGTAGGCTATCGGccctctgtcttagggttttcacTCACAGACTCAGCCAGCCAGGCTGAAAATGTTACACAGCTGTTTGACCAGTACTAGGTCTGCCACGGTTAAGACAACCAAAAGTCTTCCTTGTTTCATTAGTCCACCCTACGCATGCTGTAACAGGTGATTACACGCCGTTACCTTGTATTGGAGTGTAAGGGTCTGGAGATGTAAGCACACGGAGGATGTGCTTAGGTTATGTGCAAATACTATGTCGGCATAAGAAACCTGAATACCCGTGGATTTGGGTCTCCTTACAGGAGAGGGAGTCCCAGAAACATTCCCCATAAGAGTATaatgtttggtgttttttttctttatttttgtggtACTAGAAACTaaacctcatgcatgctaggcaagcattccaccCCTAAGCTACAACCCCACTTGTAAAATTACAACTACTGTCCTGGGGACATGGAGTCCCATCACCTGACTCCCCAAAACCTGATCCGTCACGGCATAATCCTCCCAAATCCAGCAGCATGAAACAAGATGGGGGTGAGGGCTGGTGCCGCTCTTACACACTCGGTGTTGCTTGGATGGGCCTGATTTGAGTGCATATGCTGACATCTGATGCTCATCCGTCTGTGAGAGCCAGCACCAAGGCTTTCCTGAGAGGGCAGCGTGCTGAGGTCGCCTCAGGAAGGCAGCCAGGCTGCCCTTAGCGCTTCCCTGACTCAACACCACTGCCGCGCAGCGTCGCCTGTGAGGTTACTGCTGAGGTTAGAACCACTCTCTGAATGCAGTTCATTTTAGCCATGAAACCTCCTAAAAGGATGCTCTCTCTCCTGTCGGTTTGTTTCTGAGAGAGGATCTCACTATGGAGAACTGGTTGTATCAGCCTCTGCCAACATAAGCTAGTGCTAGTGGCCAAGGTGACAAGAGTTTGATCTCTgagacccacgtggtagaagcaGAGAAACAGCTCCCGAAACTTGTCCTCCAGCTACCGCCGGTGCTCCCACAGACAACATACAGcacaacacactcacatacatccatacacacatacaattttaggagttaaaaatatgtatgtttacATTCTGAATCCTAACAGAGCAgaattccttcctttcccctcccatccCTTCTGTCTAGTGTGTGCCTCTTTGACGCAACTCTCAGTGGTTCACATAGCTTACTGTCCCTCCTGCCAGCGTTAAATAGCACGTAAGGAGGAAAGAATTTGCTAGATTTCTGTGTCCTAGGGGATAGAGTGTATAGAAAGTCAAGCAAACTAAGATTCCTCAGTGTTCTGCCATCGTCTTTTAAGTGAACATGTCTGAGAATTGGCCTTATCCCCGTCCTGTATCAATCAAAGGAAACTAAGAAGACTTCGACCACAGATTCTTTAAAAGAATCCAAAGCAGGGATGATAGAAGATCCCAAGGAAAGCCAGTATATGCTGGAGAACCAAAGAAAAATGCATACGTAACTTTGTCTTTCACATGGCAAGCCAAGACAGTTCACCTAAATGTCTTTTGTATACTCTACCCTCATCGATGACCCTACCCTCGTCGATGCTTTAATCTAAGGCTTTGctcgtgctaggcaagcactctacccctgagctctACCCCAGCCCCTTGTTTTCCTCTTGTTAATTTGTTGTTAAGGTACtgggggattgaacctaggacctggCTGCTGCTAGCTACTGCTCTGCCCATGcatcccaccctcaccccaaccAAGGGTAGCGTTGatcttgcaatcctcctgtctcagctgaGATTGCATTTTTGTACCAGGACCTGgttctttgtgttttaaattgGAGCGAATGTTGAAATAACCTCTGGCCTGACCCATAGCTGTTGCAGGAAACAAACTAGGTTCTTACATCACCCCTTCAAGTCCACAGCTTGCAGGAAGGAATCGCAGCGAAGCCAGCGCAGAAGCCCAAGTTCACAGGTCACTTTCTGTCCCTTTCCCCCTCTGCAGCACCGCTTTCCACAGTCCTGAGTAACTGCTTTGGACATCGGCTGGTGGTAATGGCAGGAGGGCTGCTCATCAGCACGGGAATGGTTGCAGCCTCCTTCTCCCAAAAGGTCTACCACATGTACATCTCCATCGGGGTCATCTCGGGTGAGTGTCTCTCTCCGTGCCTGGGAAGTTCTCTCTGCATGCTTCCcttgaggaagggaggaaattgAACCCgaattgtatttcttcttttcctttgtttttctttcaagttaaCTATGTCTGAGATCAGTGATTTTTGAGCCAGGTGATATGGGTCCCGGGTAAAAATACGTTCTCGGGTTCCAAGCACCCAGAGCTTCGTAAGGGAAAAACAGTACGCTGCACTTAGTCTTGGCGGTGTCTAAGAAGGCACTGATGGtgggtgatatatatatatatgtgtgtgtgtatgcctagtttgcaaattttaaattttgtatggaGCCCTGCACACATCAAAAGCCTATGCTGACCAGACAGGATgacacatgcttataatctcagcacttgagggtGAGGCGCAGACAGGGAGagcatgaggccagcctgagctacgtgtctcaaaagaataaaggaaaaaagacatttatttcaaaTACAAATATTACATAAAAACTACTATTGATAATTGATTCCACTGTGAATTATATAAATTTGGGAGGCTCTGGAGAACAgttcttggttcttttttttttttttttttttttttttggttttttgagacagggtttctctgtagctttggagcctatcctggaactagctcttgtagaccaggctgacttcaaactcacagagatccgcctgcctctgccttccgagtgccggaattaaaggcgtgtgccaccaccgcccggccagttcTTAGTTCTTATATCTTAGTATCTCTAAATAACTGTTgcagtatttctttatttatttttgaggcaacctcctgtatcccaggctggcctccaagtaACTGTGCAGTAACCAAAggtaaccttgaactccagaccttcctgagtgctgggcttacaagtATACATTAATTACTGTGCCCGCTTCTctgggtactggggactgaacccagggctttgtgcatgctaggcaagtactaaACCAACCGAGCTACACCCGCCGCCCTTCAGGGCTGAGATGAAATCCATTTTCTTTGCCGTCGTTTTCTGTAGGATGAATGGGTTGGCTCCCGGAACTCGTACAAAGCTTTTGTACGCTAGCCAGCCCTCCAGGCTCAGACCATGGATGGTCCTCACTGGCCCTTTTGGTTGTCGTCCACAGGTTTGGGATACTGCTTTAGCTTCCTCCCAACTGTCACCATCTTGTCACAGTACTTTGACAAAAGGCGTTCAGTGGTCACTGCTGTGGCGTCCACAGGAGAATGCTTTGCTGTGTTTGCTTTTGCACCAGGTGAGTGACAGTGGCTCATGAGCCAGGGACCAGGTAAGCCACTCCGGCACTATTGCTGTGCGAACAAgttcccaccatgtgggtgactCTCCCTCTGCATAAGGAGCTGTCACTGCGCTCCCCTCGGCGCGCTGTTAggatctcctcctcctcccctatTTTAGGAATTCACACCGCGTTAATCTTAGTCCGCGTTTTACATAAACGGGGACATAATCAGTGGTAAGGCTTTCTCGAAACACGAAACGATAATCCCTACGTTATTTAGTAATTTGGACTGTTTACATTATTATCATCCCCTTTCCAAAAGAGCTACATTCGCTGTAGATTTAAATCATGCCAACAAAAATCCGTTTTCTTGTGTGCCCACGAATAATCTCGCAGCCAACACTTTATCCCTGGTTTATCTCTGCCAACTTAATGTTAATACAAGAAATACAAGGAAAGTGATGTAGTGGATAGGTAGCCTTCCACACCCagattcctttctttccctccttccttccccagttccctgccctgccctgtccttgctgaggatcaaattcaggacCTTTAGCAGACCAGGCGCTGGACCACTTTAGCAGGCCAGGCGTGCCCTCGACCACTTTAGCAGGCTAGGTGAACGTTCGACCACTGAACTGCTGCATCCTGACCCAACGCTCTTTCTTGAATGCATCAGGTGGGCTGTGAGATTGCAAACAGGAGTGATTAGGAGCGGAATATTATCATATCTGAAACTTTTCATGTGATTTACACCTGAAATAGATATGGTTCACgcatatatatctttatatacgtagacatacatatataatatatacacagacagacagagaaatcatGTTAGTTGTTGAATTTAGGTGAAGGGTGTTTCTATTTCCTAAAAGAATAGAGTAATGACAAGAGACGACATCAGTGGTCTGCGAGCCCCCGAGGGTGGAAAAGCATATTATTCAGCAGTACTGAGCACTACTCCTGGCATCTGGTTCATACTTAAGAAATGTTCCATGGGGACCTGGACAGATGGCTTGGGTGGTTAAGGGTactcactgctcttacagaagacgcaggttcaattcccagcacccgcaaacccacgtggtggctcacaaccacctgtaactccattccTGGGGGATCTGGtatcctcttccagcctctgagggcactgcatgcatgcggTACACATTCCGGCGGACAgtctcacacacagaaaatacaaataaaatctcaaaaaaaggggttctatttttttgttttgttttttttagatttatttatttcttatgtatacagtgttctgcctccatgtatgcctgcaggccagaagagggcaccagatctcattatagatggttgtgagccaccatgtggttgctgggagttgaacttaggacctctggaagagaaaccagtgctcttaacctctgagccatctctccagcccctgttttgtttgttttttcacagTTTCACTGTGGTGATGGAGATGCATGCCCTTCTTGACCATCTCCCTCTCGGCTGCTTCTGGTCAGCAGCCTCCGCCCTGCCCTGGGTTCACAGTGAGAGAGACGAGCACCATGTGGCTCAGGACATGATCGGGGAGAAACTGGAGCACTGTGTCCTTAAATGCTAGGATAAgagagaaagtctgtcttttgAGTTAGGGTCCACAGTGGAGGTCTGCAGGCATCTGTAGAAAGGGTGAACAGCCCCAGGAAACAGTGAGAAAGCCCAGGGTGTCAGGGCAACTGTGCTTAGGAGTTTGGTGTCCAAAAAAGAGACAGCCAAAAGGAAATGTTagctttttttattcctttttgagactgggtttctctgtgtagctttggagcctgtcgtggaacttgatctgtacaccaggctagcctcgaactcagatccgcctgcctctgcctcttgagtgctagcattaaagtcatgcgccaccactgccccgctagGAAATGTCACGTTTTTTTGAGTTAGAACTCAGAAaagcaggcaagcttcctggtGAGGGTCTTGGCAACtgcctcttattttattttttatttacttcatagctacaaagatggagagagagcatagGATGTTTAGTGACCCAGTTCCGAGTCAGATAAATCATGCTTACCAAAGGTCagctagaaaattttaaaaaaatacttaatttttgtGGTACCTGAGGGATAGCACCCAGGGCCCCCTGCATGCGAGTGCCTACCACTAAGATATAATATGCTCAGTCCTGGGGATACGTTCAGCTTTGgggaccgtgtgtgtgtgtgtgtgtgtgtgtgtgtgtgtgtgtgtgtgtgtatgtgtgtgtgtgaactgctcaattctgctgtgtgtgtgtgtgtgtatgtgtgtgtgtgaactgctcaattctgctgtgtgtgtatgtgtgtgtgtgtatgtgtgtgtgtgaactgctCAATTCTGCTGTCTCAGCACAGAGCAGCCACTATGTGAACATGCAAACATGGTTCAATTCCAGCCCAGTTTTATTAACCAAAACAGACAGTGGCTGAGATTTGACCTGTGGGCTATTGTTTGTTGAGCCTTAATGGGGACTGCAGGCATAGCCTCCTTCTTAGGCATCCGCCTGAAAATCCCAAAGCTTTGAAAAACTAGGCTGACAGTTCTTATAACATGATAATAATGAGTGTGCACATTTTCTTACTGTCATAAAATGCACCAGAACTCAGAATAAAGGGTAATCTACAGAGCTGGGGCGATGTCTCCATTCAGCGCAAGCGTAAGACCCTAAGTCTGCATCCCCTGCAgctgtatggtggcacatgcctgtgttCCCAGCCACAGGGAGATAGAGACTGAGGGATCCTGGGATCAACTGCTCTTGCTGAATTCCAGATTCAATAAGAGAGTCTGTCTCCAAGAGTAAAGAGGCAAGgactatagctcagtggtagaaaggCCTTAAATGTAATCCCTAtcactgtattaaaaaaaaaaaaagacagcaatcaAGAAAGCCAGCCAGCAACCCAGcattggcctctgacctccacattgcaAGCACATACTTGTCACCCCCACCCAAACTATCGTCTAGAATGACTACATTCACCCTACCTTTGAGCAAAATTTGTTATTAAATTTTTACCCATATTTCTTCCGGGAATTGCTTGCTGGATCTGGGAGTCTGTTATTGACCTtggcttctcctttcttttgcttctgtctcctcaaGCCATCACAGCTCTGAAGGAGCATATTGGCTGGCGTTACAGCCTCCTCTTCGTGGGCCTGCTGCAGCTGAACATCGTGGTCTGCGGCGCCTTGCTAAGACCAATCATTATCAAAGGACCAGGGTCACCGAAAACAATCGCTCACGAACCCCGGAGGGAAGTGCAATATATGCTCGAAAATGAGAAAACGAGAACCTCAATAGACTCGATCGACTCAGGAGTAGAACTAACTACCTCACCGAAAAACGTGCCTAGTCAAGCTCCCACGGAGCAGGAAGCCAGGGCCGAACAGCAGCAGACCCTGGTGGCTGTCCCCAAGCACAACCAGAAGAAAGCCCCGCTGTTAGACTTTTCCATTCTGAAAGAGAAAAGCTTCATCTGTTACGCGCTGTTTGGCCTCTTCGCCACGCTGGGCTTCTTCGCCCCTTCGCTGTACATCATCCCTCTGGGTATCAGTCTAGGCATTGACCGCGACCGCGCCGCGTTTCTACTCTCTACCATGGCGATTGCGGAAGTGTTTGGAAGGATCGGGGCCGGGTTTGTCCTCAACCGAGAGCCCATCCGGAAGATCTACATTGAGCTCATCTGCGTCATTCTACTGACCGTGTCTCTTTTCGCCTTCACGTTTGCCACTGAATTCTGGGGTCTCATGCTGTGTAGTGTGTTTTTTGGCATCATGGTTGGGACCATCGGAGGGACCCACATCCCACTGCTGGCCGAGGATGATGTCGTTGGCATTGAGAAGATGTCCTCCGCGGCGGGAGTCTATGTCTTCATCCAGAGCGTTTCGGGGCTGGCAGGACCACCCTTGGCAGGTAATGAAATTGCTTTTTCCTTATTTACTTGTGGGCGTGCGTGCGCCAGAGTATGCCTGTGCCATCGTGtccatgtggagggcagaggacgaCTTGGGGGCAGTTGGTCCTCTTCCACCTGTGggtctggggattgagctcaggttgtcagacttggcagcaagcactttttacccgctgagccatcatGATGGCCCCTGCCAGGTACTTTAAGAACACAGAATGCAAGCCTGTCTACTTTAATCTTCCTAGTTGTGCTGACTTGCTTCATGGGACCGATTATAAAGTCTACTTCCATTTTTAAACTTGAGTTAAATTTTAGTTTTCCCAGATTAGAGCTCACAATAGTTAACCTtcttggttttaaaaagaaagaaacaaaaaaaaaaaaagccttaaaatTTAAGGCagtggtcatttttattttatgcatgttggTGTTGCttgaatacatgtatgtgtactgtgtgcatacagtgcctctggaggcagaagagggcactctatgccctgggactgaagttacagacagtcacAAGCTACTATgtgggctggggattgaacccaggtcctctggaagaacagctctgaccctctgagccatctatctggCCTCCTAGAtaatacctttctttttttttttttttttttggtttttcgagacagggtttctctgtggctttggagcctgtcctggaactagctctgtagaccaggctggtctcaaactcacagagatccgcctacctctgcctcctgagtgctgggattaaaggcgtgcgccaccatcgcccggcttaagaagagaaaaagagctgTGCGCGCGGTGGTggacacctataattccagtactcggggGGCTGAGGCAAGACAGTCATAagcttgaggccaggctgggctacatagtgagttccaggtccccCAGGTTGTACAGAGAGACCTTGCCT
The Microtus pennsylvanicus isolate mMicPen1 chromosome 11, mMicPen1.hap1, whole genome shotgun sequence genome window above contains:
- the Slc16a6 gene encoding monocarboxylate transporter 7 isoform X1; translated protein: MRASGQGPQRRRRGWATRAGNAVTFRDPQPRQPAGGARALRGPDPRGPARAHQAGPLLAGARRSQHMVGGGAPPRPAETGCSRSRMTQKNSKLCSGANEYTQVPDGGWGWAIAVAFFFVEVFTYGIIKSFGVFFNDLMDSFDESNSKISWIISICVFVLTFTAPLSTVLSNCFGHRLVVMAGGLLISTGMVAASFSQKVYHMYISIGVISGLGYCFSFLPTVTILSQYFDKRRSVVTAVASTGECFAVFAFAPAITALKEHIGWRYSLLFVGLLQLNIVVCGALLRPIIIKGPGSPKTIAHEPRREVQYMLENEKTRTSIDSIDSGVELTTSPKNVPSQAPTEQEARAEQQQTLVAVPKHNQKKAPLLDFSILKEKSFICYALFGLFATLGFFAPSLYIIPLGISLGIDRDRAAFLLSTMAIAEVFGRIGAGFVLNREPIRKIYIELICVILLTVSLFAFTFATEFWGLMLCSVFFGIMVGTIGGTHIPLLAEDDVVGIEKMSSAAGVYVFIQSVSGLAGPPLAGLLVDQSKIYSRAFYSCAAGMSAAAVCLALVRPCKKGLCQHPHSGDSQTDSHHRKTLQDIPEDFLEMDLGKCEHRVHMKMDPV
- the Slc16a6 gene encoding monocarboxylate transporter 7 isoform X3, which translates into the protein MKLLVRHQSEMSKERSRMTQKNSKLCSGANEYTQVPDGGWGWAIAVAFFFVEVFTYGIIKSFGVFFNDLMDSFDESNSKISWIISICVFVLTFTAPLSTVLSNCFGHRLVVMAGGLLISTGMVAASFSQKVYHMYISIGVISGLGYCFSFLPTVTILSQYFDKRRSVVTAVASTGECFAVFAFAPAITALKEHIGWRYSLLFVGLLQLNIVVCGALLRPIIIKGPGSPKTIAHEPRREVQYMLENEKTRTSIDSIDSGVELTTSPKNVPSQAPTEQEARAEQQQTLVAVPKHNQKKAPLLDFSILKEKSFICYALFGLFATLGFFAPSLYIIPLGISLGIDRDRAAFLLSTMAIAEVFGRIGAGFVLNREPIRKIYIELICVILLTVSLFAFTFATEFWGLMLCSVFFGIMVGTIGGTHIPLLAEDDVVGIEKMSSAAGVYVFIQSVSGLAGPPLAGLLVDQSKIYSRAFYSCAAGMSAAAVCLALVRPCKKGLCQHPHSGDSQTDSHHRKTLQDIPEDFLEMDLGKCEHRVHMKMDPV
- the Slc16a6 gene encoding monocarboxylate transporter 7 isoform X2 is translated as MPNLYNSILKYSESPRSRMTQKNSKLCSGANEYTQVPDGGWGWAIAVAFFFVEVFTYGIIKSFGVFFNDLMDSFDESNSKISWIISICVFVLTFTAPLSTVLSNCFGHRLVVMAGGLLISTGMVAASFSQKVYHMYISIGVISGLGYCFSFLPTVTILSQYFDKRRSVVTAVASTGECFAVFAFAPAITALKEHIGWRYSLLFVGLLQLNIVVCGALLRPIIIKGPGSPKTIAHEPRREVQYMLENEKTRTSIDSIDSGVELTTSPKNVPSQAPTEQEARAEQQQTLVAVPKHNQKKAPLLDFSILKEKSFICYALFGLFATLGFFAPSLYIIPLGISLGIDRDRAAFLLSTMAIAEVFGRIGAGFVLNREPIRKIYIELICVILLTVSLFAFTFATEFWGLMLCSVFFGIMVGTIGGTHIPLLAEDDVVGIEKMSSAAGVYVFIQSVSGLAGPPLAGLLVDQSKIYSRAFYSCAAGMSAAAVCLALVRPCKKGLCQHPHSGDSQTDSHHRKTLQDIPEDFLEMDLGKCEHRVHMKMDPV
- the Slc16a6 gene encoding monocarboxylate transporter 7 isoform X4 — its product is MTQKNSKLCSGANEYTQVPDGGWGWAIAVAFFFVEVFTYGIIKSFGVFFNDLMDSFDESNSKISWIISICVFVLTFTAPLSTVLSNCFGHRLVVMAGGLLISTGMVAASFSQKVYHMYISIGVISGLGYCFSFLPTVTILSQYFDKRRSVVTAVASTGECFAVFAFAPAITALKEHIGWRYSLLFVGLLQLNIVVCGALLRPIIIKGPGSPKTIAHEPRREVQYMLENEKTRTSIDSIDSGVELTTSPKNVPSQAPTEQEARAEQQQTLVAVPKHNQKKAPLLDFSILKEKSFICYALFGLFATLGFFAPSLYIIPLGISLGIDRDRAAFLLSTMAIAEVFGRIGAGFVLNREPIRKIYIELICVILLTVSLFAFTFATEFWGLMLCSVFFGIMVGTIGGTHIPLLAEDDVVGIEKMSSAAGVYVFIQSVSGLAGPPLAGLLVDQSKIYSRAFYSCAAGMSAAAVCLALVRPCKKGLCQHPHSGDSQTDSHHRKTLQDIPEDFLEMDLGKCEHRVHMKMDPV